From the Candidatus Binataceae bacterium genome, the window GAAGCGGGCCAGGAGCGCCGCGTCCGCGACATCTACGCCGGCGCGCTGACCGCAATCGCGATGAGCCTTGCGCTGGCTTGGGCGGTCAATCATCTCATCGAGGACAACACCAGCGACACGCTCGAAGGAATCTTCCAGCTGCTCGCCGCAGCGACGCTCTTTTATGTCAGCTCGTGGCTCACCGCGCGGGCGCAGAGCGAGCGATGGCGCGATTTCCTCACCCGCAAGGTCGAGGCCGCGCGAGCGCTCAACGGGCCGTCGATCGCACTCGGATTGACCGCGTTCCTGGCCGTGATGCGCGAGGGAGCGGAGACGATCGTCTTCTTCCAGGCGCTGCTGGCCGGCGCGACCGAGACCGCGGAGCGTCATGCGGTGACCGCGGGGCTGCTGGCCGGCGCGGTGGTGCTGGCGGTGGTCTTCGCGGTACTGCGCAAGGCGGCCTACCATATCCCGCTGGGCTCGTTCTTCCGCACGACTTCGGTGTTGCTGTACGCGCTTGCGGTGATTTTCGTCGGCCAGGGTATCGCGAGCTTCCAGGAGTCGGGTGTGGTGCGCGCGACGTTCGTCGATCACGTGCCGACGGTTCAGATGC encodes:
- a CDS encoding FTR1 family protein: MNTALPYFLYSSGILIREGLEALLVIIALLAAVREAGQERRVRDIYAGALTAIAMSLALAWAVNHLIEDNTSDTLEGIFQLLAAATLFYVSSWLTARAQSERWRDFLTRKVEAARALNGPSIALGLTAFLAVMREGAETIVFFQALLAGATETAERHAVTAGLLAGAVVLAVVFAVLRKAAYHIPLGSFFRTTSVLLYALAVIFVGQGIASFQESGVVRATFVDHVPTVQMLGLFPTIQTLAAQGALIALAAAAMVIPPMRRARRGARGEAAALAPRGEARARTA